In the genome of Pseudorca crassidens isolate mPseCra1 chromosome 12, mPseCra1.hap1, whole genome shotgun sequence, one region contains:
- the SIGLEC15 gene encoding sialic acid-binding Ig-like lectin 15: MLLESWGGFPDSPHPRGQGGRFPSPEVSRPPEGTGRVAACRLPLARPPAGAPAQRWSMKLPAEVSAAAGEAAVLPCTFTHPHRHYDGPLTAIWRAGEPYTGPQVFRCAAARSSELCQTALSLHGRFRLLGNPRRNDLSLRVERLALADDGRYFCRVEFAGDVHERYESRHGVRLRVTAAPRIVNISVLPGPAHTFHALCTAEGEPPPTLAWSGPALGNGSASVPSPGQDHGHQVTAELPALAHDGRYTCAASNSLGRAEASVYLFRFHGASRASAIAFPLGALGLKVLLLLGVLAARAAARRRLEYPVTQDASPRPQAQESNYENLGQMSPQGPPAAVCSP; encoded by the exons ATGCTTCTCGAGTCCTGGGGTGGTTTTccagactccccccacccccgagggCAGGGAGGGCGCTTCCCAAGTCCTGAGGTTTCCAGGCCCCCCGAGGGCACGGGCAGGGTTGCCGCATGCCGCCTGCCTCTCGCCCGCCCGCCCGCAGGTGCGCCGGCGCAGCGCTGGTCTATGAAGTTGCCGGCCGAGGTGAGTGCGGCGGCGGGCGAGGCGGCAGTGCTGCCTTGCACCTTCACACACCCGCACCGCCACTACGACGGGCCGCTCACGGCCATCTGGCGGGCGGGCGAGCCATACACGGGCCCGCAGGTGTTCCGGTGCGCGGCGGCGCGGAGCAGCGAGCTCTGCCAGACGGCGCTTAGCCTGCACGGCCGCTTCCGGCTGCTCGGCAACCCGCGCCGCAACGACCTGTCGCTGCGCGTCGAGCGCCTAGCGCTGGCCGACGACGGCCGCTACTTCTGCCGCGTCGAGTTTGCCGGCGACGTCCACGAGCGCTACGAGAGCCGCCACGGCGTCCGGCTCCGCGTGACCG CCGCCCCACGGATCGTCAACATCTCGGTGCTGCCCGGCCCGGCGCACACCTTCCACGCGCTCTGCACGGCTGAAGGGGAGCCGCCGCCCACCCTCGCCTGGTCCGGCCCAGCGCTGGGCAACGGCTCGGCCTCCGTGCCGAGCCCAGGTCAAGATCACGGCCATCAGGTGACCGCCGAGCTGCCCGCGCTGGCCCACGACGGCCGCTACACGTGCGCGGCCTCCAACAGCTTGGGCCGCGCCGAAGCCAGTGTCTACTTGTTCCGTTTCCACGGTGCCTCCAGGGCCTCAGCAATCGCCTTCCCGCTCGGCGCGCTTGGTCTCAAGGTGCTTCTGCTGCTCGGCGTTCTGGCCGCCCGCGCCGCAGCCCGCCGCCGCCTAG AGTACCCAGTCACCCAGGACGCCTCCCCGCG